In the genome of Jaculus jaculus isolate mJacJac1 chromosome 11, mJacJac1.mat.Y.cur, whole genome shotgun sequence, the window GCCAATCAGCGACCCGGAATGCCCAGAGGCGCTCGCCATTGGTCAGCGAGGTGGGCGGGGATTCACGTGCAGGCTACCCGGAAGGGGCGGAGTCAGCACTGAGTGGTGGAAGCAGTCAGCCGAGGGTGCTCTCCATTGGCCGGCGTGGCGGGGATGGAGCGGAGCGAGGGTGGGTCTACGCGTGCAGGCCGGCTGGAGGGGGCGGAGCCACTCTTTCGCGGTCGGCCTAGGACGCTCTACATTGGCCTGCACAGCCGTCTGTCCGAGGTGCATTGCTCGTGGGCGGGGTGGAGGCGGGGCTGCGCGCGCCACCCAGGCCAAGACCTGGCTCTAGGGGTCCAGGCTCTGCGAGCCCGGGGTCGCGGGGTTGGCTCTCGTGCTGGGATTCAGTGGCATCGGCCCCTAGGCCCGGCTGCAGGTAGGTCCTGAAGAGAGCGGAGCTCAAAGATGGGATCTGCCCCCAGTCACACGGTGGAAGGCAGGGCGGGGAGCACCCGCAGTCCTGGGTAGCCCGGGACTCAGCAGCCCCTGTCCTCGTTACTTGTCTACTTGGGGAAAAGTCCATAAACTAGCGGGAAGTGTGAGGGAGGGAGCTGGACAGCGAGGCTGTAGATCCCAGATCAGGAGCGGGTAGAGCTCCTTTGCTTTGAGCCTCTTGGAGAAGGCAGATTGCCCTGTCCTTGACCAGACCCCCACACCCCAGCCAACACCCCCGTGCTTGCCCTCTGTAATTAAGGGCTCCAGCAGGTGCGCGCACGCAGTAAGTCTGCACAGTGCCTGAGATTCAGGATGGGTGGCTGCAGACTGAGAACCCTGGAGTAAGGAGCCCTCcatccctggaactcactcctgcCTCTGTGCAGCCCTGCCATGGAACCTGGCAGCATGGAGAATCTGTCCATCGTGTACCAGAGCAGTGACTTCCTGGTGGTGAACAAGCACTGGGACCTACGCATCGATAGCAAGACCTGGCGTgagaccctgaccctacagaagCAGCTTCGACATCGCTTCCCAGAGCTGGCTGACCCTGACACCTGCTATGGGTTCAGGTACACAGTACTCACTCAGAGTCTCCTGGCAGTGTCCTTCAGAGGGAAGCTGCTCAATCACTGGACTTTACCTTCTGCCTTGAAGGCCAGAATAGGATAGGGTCCACCCACTGCTGCTCCTCCACCCCTCCCCAGGTTCTGCCACCAGCTGGATTTCTCCACAAGTGGGGCGCTGTGTGTGGCCCTGAACAAGGCAGCTGCAGGCAACGCTTACAGATGCTTCAAGGAGCGTCGTGTCACTAAAGCCTACCTAGCACTGGTAAGTCCCAGACAGGCCCTGAAGTGCTCAGGCCACTTTCTTAGGTGCAGTGCGGGGACTGGAGGCTCCTAGTCCACCTCAGCAGGCCCTTCCAACCCAAGCTCCCTGCCAGGCCCACATAGCCACTTGGAACTCAAGCATATGCTTCCCAGAGGTGGCAGTCTGGCCCTATTAATTATATGTGATGTCTTTCCCTGTCAGGTCCGGGGTCATATCCAGGAAAGCCAGGTGACCATCAGCTATGCCATTGGCAGGAACAGCACAGAGGGGCGGACTCACACTATGTGCATTGAGGGCACACAGGGTACAGTGATCGGGGTGGGGTTGTGGGCACGCCTCCAGCATAGATCTTGCATGCATGATACCAGCACAGACAGGTGTGGATTTGGATTGGCTGGGGTCCCAGGGCTGACCTAGCCAATCCCTTACACGTGCTTCTGCATCCAGGTTGTGAAAACCCAAAGCCAAGTCTGACAGAGCTGCTGGTCCTGGAACATGGGCTGTATGCTGGAGACCCTGTGTCCAAGGTGCTGCTGAAACCACTCACAGGTGTgtccagggcagggcagggcggaGTCATGCAAAAGAGAGCCCTAAGGTAGAGGTGGCAGGGCCTTACTTGGCCACCCAGATTCTGAGCAGAGCTCCTCTCTGCACCCTGGTTGACTTGAGTTCACCAGCCAGACCAAGGGCCACCCTGGCTCTGCCCCCACCAGCAGCAACTCTACAGCACTTTTGTCCTGAGCCACAAACATGTAACTTTAGCAAGGGACAAGAAGAGTTCCAGCCCAAGTAGATGccatgccaggcctggtggtgcaggtctataatcctagctactcaagaagttgaggtaagaggattgaaaGTTTAAGGCTTTGACAatattctgtcatggatgatggtGGATGGCATGAGGCCCCATCTTTCTCTGAGGAATTATTGACCATTAATGATTTCAGGGGATCAGGAGCAATTTTCTGCAATGGTATAGTGACTAGTAAATCATACATGGTCTGGCAAATCTTCTCTCAAGTATGGTCTTGCAGgcaactctaattaaactcagtgggggccaagagagatggcttagcagttaaggtacttacctgtgaaacctgaggGCTCATGTTTGGCTcttcaggttccacataagccagatgcacagtgctacaagtgtgcaaggtcgcacgtgtacacaaggggtgcacatgtctagagctcaactgcagtggctggaggccctggtgtgccaattctctgttgctcactctttctcttgttctctcacattACAAGAAAATAAAGACCTATCTGTTGGGGCTTGCAATGGGTCACCTAaatacgcacacatacacatgcacgcccacatacacatgcatgtacacaaaaGACATCAACTTAGAAGAGGTGCTAGTTGGGAAGGACTTCAGTgaaggggacagggaggagggagccaaAGAAGGTAATGGGGAGATCAgaatcaaaatacactatatgatgtgtataaaattatcaataaacaaaattgaagtaagctgggcatggtgctcacgcctttaatcccagcactcgagaggcagaggtaggaggagcgccatgagttagaggccagcctgagactacatagtgaattccatgtcagcctgagctagagtgagaccctatctcggaaaacccccccaaaaaaaaactgaagtagaagttttatcaggtgtggtggtgcacgcctttaatcccagcacttgggaggcagaggtaggaggattgctgtgagctcaaggccagtctgggacttcagagtgagttccagatcagcttgggctacagtgagaccctacctcaataaaaaaaaaatgagaaattgaagaaagccaggtgtgatggtacctgtctttaatcccagcactggggaagctgaggtaggattgctgtgagtttgatgccagcctgaggctacagagtgaattccaggtcagcccaggcctaagtgaaaccctatctcaaaataaaattgaagaagaaaaagtTTAAGGCCTGCCTAAGCTATACAGAGCAAGTTCAAGCTAGCTTGGATAACTTagtgagactttttaaaaatatttttatttttatttatttatttgagagagggaggaagagaaaatgagcacaccagagcctcaagcaactgcaaacgaactccagatgtatgtgccacttggtgcatctggcttacacaagttctggggaatctaacctgggtcctttaggcttcacaggcaagtgccttaaccactaaaccatctttccagcccacccttttcttaaaataataagtaaaagccaggcatggtggcacacacctttaatcccagcacttgggaggcagaggtaagaggatcgccatgagttcaaggccaccctgagactacatagtgaattccaggccagcctgagctagagtgaaaccctacctcaaaaaactaaaaaataataataagtaaaaaagagggctggagatgtagcctGATTGCAGAGTGTTTGCTCAGCACacacagggccctgggttcaatcctaaaTGCTAAAACAATATCAAAGGGCTGCCATAAGACCACGGCAGGGAACTTACTGGAGGTGGTGAGAGCCAGGTGGGTATGTGGCCTTGAGTGGCTGATCCCAGCCTGACCGTGCACCCCTGACCCCACAGGCCGGACTCACCAGTTACGTGTGCACTGCAGTGCCCTGGGCCACCCTGTTGTGGGGGACCTTACTTACGGTCAGGCCAAGGACCAGGAGGACCAGCCCTTCCGCATGATGCTGCATGCCTTCTACCTACGCGTCCCCACCCAGGCTGAGTGTGTGGAGGCCTGTACACCTGACCCTTTCCTGCCCGCCCTGGATGCTTGCTGGAGCCCCCACACCCTGGTGCAGCCACTTGACAAGCTTGTGGAGGCCCTGCGGACTGATCCTGATCCCACAGCAGAGGGGCATAGGCCCTGCAGCCCCTCTACACCCTTACCTGGGCCAGGCCGGCCCCCTCCGGAGACTGCGGCACAGCGAGCTTCATGCCTGCAGTGGCTGTCAGAGTGGACACTGGAGCCAGACAACTGAAAGCCTTTGAGCTTGGACAGTGAGGGCTGCTGGACTCAGCAGACAGGCAACTGTGATTGCTAGAAGACAGGGCACTTAGGCTGTGGGACAGATGCCTGGAAGACAGTGCTTGCTCCTGGTATCCTCTAGAAGAAATTGACACTCGTCCTTCTAAAACAGCTTTCTGCCTCCAGAGCTCCACCCCAGGCTTGCCCAAGGTGCCCCCCTGCTGAGAGGGGCAAAGCTAGGAGCTAGGCTCCTCCTGGGCCCCACATAGGGGCTGGGAGAGGCTATCCTGGCCTTGGCCCAGACCCACTCGGGTCCTGCAATGTGAGCTCTTTGACCCACTCTGACCCTGTAACTCTCTAGCTGGCTGGACTCTGTCTCATGCGGCCTCCAGCCTGCCTCTTGCTGCTTCCCACTGCCTCGTGCCTTTGCCTTTGATGAACTCTTTAGGGACCTGCATCTAGTGCACATCCATAGCAGTGCCCTCCTCACACACCCATCCCTCCAGGCCGGGCACGGATGCTGCTTCTGCTGTGTGGCTCCTGGCTGCAGCTCCTGCCATGTTGCCACCTGTCTGGCTCCCACCCAGCCATGAAATGTCAATGTCAGTCTTTGGGTTCTAACCTAGGAACCCACTGGGCCTCACCTGCTGACCCCAGACACAGCCACACCACCCTCGCTGTAGCTGTGGTTCAGattacaaataaatgtttaatgaCCAGTCCTGAGAGTGACCATGAGTGTCTTCCCTAGCCCTCTCTCTGCACATGGATATCTCTGCCCCAAGGCTGCCCAGAAAGACCCACTATAGACCTTGAGGCCTTGGCAGTTACCCTGCCCTGCCCCTCTCCACAAGCAGTGAGCAACTTGCAATGAGGGCTTGGGGGTTTGCTGGGGGCAAAAGTGGGTCATGCACCCAGTCCCCAGAGGGTTCCTTCCAGTCAGAAGTTCagcatttgccaggtgtggtggtgcatgcctttaatcccagcacttgggtggcagagataggatcaccatgagtttgaggccatcctgagactacatagtaaattccaggtcagcctgggctagagtgagaccttacctcaaaaaaacaaaaacaaaaacaaaaaaaaaaatgtcagcattcagcctgggctagagtgaaaccctacctcaaaaaataaaaaaagggggtagggggactggagagatggcttagcagttaaggtgcttgcttgcaaagccaaagggccctggttcaattccccaggccccacataaacgagatgcacaaggtggcacatgcttctggagtttgtttgcaatggctggaggcccagacacacccattctctctctctctctctctctctctctctctctctctctctctctctctctctctctctttcctgctcagtctttctctcaaataaataattaaaatattttttaaaaactcaaaaagaaggctggaggaatagcttagtagttaaggcaaacgtttgcctgaaaagccaaaggacccaggtttgatttcctaggacccacattaaccagatatgcatgagggcacatgcatctggagtttgtttgcagtggctggaggccctggtgcgcccattctctccctccctccctctccctcaccccccctctctgtcaaatgtataaaataatttttaaaaactcaaaaagaatacttgggagggagaagtaggaggatcgttgtgagtttgaggccattctgagagtacatagtgaattccaggtcagcctgagctagagtgaaaccctacctcgaagaaacaaacaaacaaaatttatcaGCATGCTGTTACCCAGGGTCTCTGATAAGAGCCACTATCATCAGCTTGCAGCCTGGTCTGCCAAGAGTCCAAGAGTGAGTGAGGGGCTCCACTCAGCCAGCAACCCCTCTGAGGCCACCAGCCATGCCCTGTCTCCTGCCAGGCCTCTCCCCCTATCAGTACATCTCCTAGGCATCCCTCAACCCTGGGCTGGACTAACTACAGCAGCCATGGTGAGATAGAGCAGAGGCCACTACCTACTTGGATTCCATGGAGACCCTGTGGGAGTCATTTCCACAAGGCCCTGAGTCCATTTGCCATTTCCTATGCCTTAGTTTCCCTGTCTGCCCAGAGTGGATCTTGAGAGGCCGGGCCCCCACCTCAGGGCCTGCCCTCTCTTCTCAGCCTTTTGCCTGATGACCCCACCCTCTGCTGACCACCCCTCACTTCTGTACCTTCTCATATGGAAGTCTGTTTCCGTTTCTGTTTTCTCAGTCTCACTTTGAATAGCAACGAGTTGGGCCCCTCACCCAGCACATGCTTGGCCAGAGTGGCACTAAAAAGAGAGTCTGCAGACCCAGGCACCAGGGGTATACCCACTTATGTAGCTCATGCCCATGGCTCAGCTGCAATCTGCCTGCTACTGCCACACGAGGGCACTGCTGGGCACTGAATGGCATCCCTTGTCTGGATCCTAACATACTAGCTCCACTGGGCTAGAACCACAGGTGCTGGGGCTAAGGCATCCTCACACTTTGATGGCCCTCAGGGGCCAATCTTGCCAGGCCCAGGCAGGGCTATCTCAagacttctcaggcatgtgctGAAGGGGGAAAGGAGAACTCCTGCATGCTCCTCAAGGCAGCGGCTGAATGAGGAACCATTTTCAAAACAAAGCCATTGCCTCAAagtgctggcctagcatgcacaaatccCTGGATTCTGTTTGCAGTATGACATACAAAAACTgaacatggtggtgtgtgcctataatgccagcactcaaggatcagaagttcaaagttagcctcagttacatagtgaattagaaaccagtctgggatacatgaaaccctgtctcaaaacaaaattttaaaaattactcttacacatgcacatgctcactctctctcattaaagaaaaagaaaatagagctggaagctgggcgtggtggcacacacctttaatcccagcactcaggaggcagaggtaggaggatcactgtgagtttgaggccaacctgagagtacatagtgattccagatcagcctgggctagagtgagaccctacctcaaaaaaacaaacaacaacaacaaaaaaaaaaaaaaaaacagagctggagagatggcttagtggataccatgcttgcctgtgaagcccaaggacccatgtttgattctccagatcccacacgtgatgcaagcatgcaaggtcgcacatgtgcaaaagatggcacacgcgtctggagttcagttgcagtggctgaaggccctggtgtgccttccctctccctgtctcataaaaaaaaaaaaataagccaagcgtgatggcacacacctttagtccagcactttggagacagaggtaggaggagtgccatgaattcaagaccaccctgagactacatagtgacttccaggtcagtctgggctacagagagaccctaccttgaaaaaacaaaaaataaaataaaatgagctgggaggcagaggtaggagaattactgtgagttcgaggccagcctgagactacatggcaaattctagattatcctgggctagagtgagtccctatctcaaaaaaaaatgaaaaaaatatacagCCCTCATAGCAGGAAGAACCACCTCCAGTGTCCCCCATGTGGCCTTGCTAGAGCAGGGAGTGACGCAGTGTCCAGCACCAAGGCCACCCCACCCCTAACCCCAACGCCAGGGTTCTGGAGCTGCCAGCAGATCCCATGGTCACAAACAGTGCACAACACTTCTGTCTCCAGAATTCAGCCCATCTCCCAAAGGACAGGCCACTGGTAGTAGCAGAAGGATGCCTCCTCATGTCACAGGCTCTGCCAGGCTCCAGTTGATGCCATTGATAGCCTGGCCTTGACCTCAGGGACCAGAGCTAGGGCTAAGGCTGGAATTGTTCTCTTTGCTGGGACCCTCCCCCAAACCTGCCCCCAGAATCCTGTTCCTCCAGACTGGGGGCCACTGGGCCTCACTGCCCCTCATCACTGCCAAGGGTGGCTGTTGGAGCAGCTCTGTCCAGGTATGCTGTCACCACTGGAGGCCCATGGGCCCAGAAAGACCCATCCTGAGCTGGACATGACTCTAGAACAGGCAGGCCATCACAACTCCACTCCCATAAGGTCTTCACCTTGTGTTTCCCATGGGGctctgttgcaattaccttctcattgctaggactaAACACCTGATcggaagcagcttgtggaggaaagggtttattcaggcttacagtttccaggggaagtttcctcATGGGGTGTGGGAAGCATTACAAAGCAGCCAGCTAAGCACATCTCGTCACATCATCTGGGaagagcagcaagagtgagctagcttttAACAcgcagtgggctggactaataagccCCAAGGCCCAGTCCCAGTGACACccccctccagcaagactccgccTCCAAAGGCCACAACCATCACAAATTGACACGTTTCAGAGCCATGGAGCCAGCTCCCTGGGTACCTGATACCCTGGGTATAGGTGGGGGTTATGCAGCACTGAACCCACGCCTCAGAGACCTGAGCCCTGGAGCCCTCCTGTCTTCCACAGCCTCTTCTAAGATGACACCTGCAagtcagacgtggtggcacatgccttttatcccagcactcgggaggcagaggcaggaggattgccaagtgttcgaggccaccctgacacggcatagtgaattccaggtcaacctaggctagagcgagaccctaccttgaaaaacaaaataataatagtaagataAGAGCTGCAGATAGGCCACAGCCAATGCCAGTGGCAGAagtcagcaaggctccaccattTCAGGCCAGGAGATGCTTCTCTGCAAGTCCTTGCTGTAGCCTCACTTCCGGCCTGCCCCCCTTTCAAGCCTGCCTTATAGAAACACTATCCTGGCCCCAGGGACAAAAGTGGTCATGTTCCTGAGAACCTGATGGCAGCTGTCAGGGCCTGAGCACATTTAGGGGCCGGGAGGCAGGTGTCCAGGCTGTGCCTCTCTACAAGCTCACTCTGCCTCCAAGCACACGCGCATGTGCGCAGCATACGTGCCTAGTTCTGTGTGGCCGCACCCTGAAAATGGCCACCATATTTTCCGAGTGTGTCTAATAGCCCGCACGGGgatacccacatacacatgtgtgtgagctCTGGGATGTACAGACCATGTGGACTGAGATACATCTGTGTACACCCAGACACCGGCACATGTGAACACGGGCTgccccctctcacacacacatcctgAGCCTGGGCTCCCAAGGGAAGGGTGTGTGCTGGGTGTCTGCCAACCCTGAGCTCAGCCTGAGCGCCCCGCAGGGGCTGGGAAGCAGGTGCCTGCTGTGCCTGAGGCCCACAGGGCTGATACAAACGTCACCTGGCTAAGCCCAGGCTCCTCCCTGCAGGCCTGCCTGGCAGGTGTAACTACAAGACTGGACTAACTAGGCAGGGCCATTGCTGAACCTGGTATGCAGGTGAATGGAGACCTAGACACCGCTAACCCACACCATCTTTGCGTCCTGGAGCTCGGCTGCGTGGACTGACAAGCTCTGGACTGCTGGCGTCTGCAGTGCCTGGTCTACCAGATCCAGTGGCTGTGTGGCCAGGAGCAGCTTTGCCCCCAAGGCTGACAGCACAGCACCCTTGCTACTGCAGTGTTCTTGCTCAGGTGAGGGCTAGTAGGAGTGAGGTCACTAGCCAGGCCACAGTGCTGTGGGCTGCTGGACATCACTGG includes:
- the Rpusd1 gene encoding RNA pseudouridylate synthase domain-containing protein 1 isoform X1, with the protein product MEPGSMENLSIVYQSSDFLVVNKHWDLRIDSKTWRETLTLQKQLRHRFPELADPDTCYGFRFCHQLDFSTSGALCVALNKAAAGNAYRCFKERRVTKAYLALVRGHIQESQVTISYAIGRNSTEGRTHTMCIEGTQGCENPKPSLTELLVLEHGLYAGDPVSKVLLKPLTGRTHQLRVHCSALGHPVVGDLTYGQAKDQEDQPFRMMLHAFYLRVPTQAECVEACTPDPFLPALDACWSPHTLVQPLDKLVEALRTDPDPTAEGHRPCSPSTPLPGPGRPPPETAAQRASCLQWLSEWTLEPDN
- the Rpusd1 gene encoding RNA pseudouridylate synthase domain-containing protein 1 isoform X2; amino-acid sequence: MCIEGTQGCENPKPSLTELLVLEHGLYAGDPVSKVLLKPLTGRTHQLRVHCSALGHPVVGDLTYGQAKDQEDQPFRMMLHAFYLRVPTQAECVEACTPDPFLPALDACWSPHTLVQPLDKLVEALRTDPDPTAEGHRPCSPSTPLPGPGRPPPETAAQRASCLQWLSEWTLEPDN